In one Mustela lutreola isolate mMusLut2 chromosome 8, mMusLut2.pri, whole genome shotgun sequence genomic region, the following are encoded:
- the LOC131838135 gene encoding ATP-dependent zinc metalloprotease YME1L1 isoform X1 — protein sequence MFSLSSTVQPQVTVPLSHLINAFHSPKSTSVSVSASALQNPHRDVVPEHEAVGSEPVLNLRDLGLSELKLGQIDQLVDSLLPGFCKGKRVSSHWHTSHVSAQSFFENKYGYLDMFGTLRSSCLYRQHSRTLKSICSDLQCWPVFIQSRGFKTLKSRTRRLQSTSERLAESQHIAPSFVKGFLLRDRGSDVESLDKLMKTKNIPEAHQDAFKTGFAEGFLKAQALTQKTNDSLRRTRLILFVLLLFGIYGLLKNPFLSVRFRTTTGLDSAVDPVQMKNVTFEHVKGVEEAKQELQEVVEFLKNPQKFTVLGGKLPKGILLVGPPGTGKTLLARAVAGEADVPFYYASGSEFDEMFVGVGASRIRNLFREAKANAPCVIFIDELDSVGGKRIESPMHPYSRQTINQLLAEMDGFKPNEGVIIIGATNFPEALDNALIRPGRFDMQVTVPRPDVKGRTEILKWYLNKIKFDQSVDPEIIARGTVGFSGAELENLVNQAALKAAVDGKEMVTMKELEFSKDKILMGPERRSVEIDNKNKTITAYHESGHAIIAYYTKDAMPINKATIMPRGPTLGHVSLLPENDRWNETRAQLLAQMDVSMGGRVAEELIFGTDHITTGASSDFDNATKIAKRMVTKFGMSEKLGVMTYSDTGKLSPETQSAIEQEIRILLRDSYERAKHILKTHAKEHKNLAEALLTYETLDAKEIQIVLEGKKLEVR from the exons GTTACAGTTCCTCTGAGTCACCTCATCAATGCCTTCCATTCACCAAAAAGCACATCTGTTTCTGTCAGTGCGTCGGCTTTGCAAAACCCCCATCGAGATGTAGTTCCTGAGCATGAGGCTGTTGGCAGTGAG CCTGTACTTAATTTAAGAGACCTTGGATTATCCGAATTAAAACTTGGACAGATTGATCAACTAGTAGACAGTCTACTTCCTGGATTTTGTAAAGGCAAGCGTGTTTCTTCCCATTGGCATACATCTCATGTCTCTGCACAGtccttctttgaaaataaatatg GTTACTTAGATATGTTTGGTACTTTACGTTCCTCTTGCTTATACAGACAACATTCAAGAACTCTTAAAAGTATTTGTTCAGATCTTCAGTGCTGGCCAG TTTTCATACAGTCTCGgggttttaaaactttgaaaTCAAGAACTCGACGTTTACAGTCCACCTCTGAACGATTGGCAGAGTCACAGCATATAGCACCATCATTTGTGAAG GGGTTCCTGTTGCGGGACAGGGGATCAGATGTTGAGAGTTTGGACAAACtcatgaaaaccaaaaatataccTGAAGCTCACCAAGATGCATTTAAAACTGGTTTTGCAGAGGGTTTTCTGAAAGCTCAAGCCCTAACGCAAAAAACCAATG aTTCTCTGAGACGAACTCGTCTGATTCTCTTCGTTCTGCTGCTGTTTGGCATTTATGGACtcttaaaaaatccatttttatctg tccGCTTCCGGACAACAACGGGGCTTGACTCTGCAGTAGATCCCGTCCAGATGAAAAATGTCACCTTTGAACATGTTAAAGGA GTGGAGGAAGCTAAACAGGAATTACAGGAGGTTGTTGAATTCTTGAAAAATCCACAAAAATTTACTGTGCTTGGAGGTAAACTTCCAAAAG gaaTACTTTTAGTTGGACCACCAGGGACAGGAAAGACACTTCTTGCTCGAGCTGTGGCTGGAGAGGCTgatgttcctttttattatgCTTCTGGATCAGAATTTGATGAAATGTTTGTGGGTGTGGGAGCCAGCCGTATCAGAAATCTATTTA gggaagcaaaagcaaatgcTCCCTGTGTTATATTTATTGATGAATTAGATTCTGTTGGTGGGAAGCGAATTGAGTCTCCAATGCATCCATATTCAAGGCAGACTATAAATCAGCTTCTTGCTGAAATGGATGG CTTTAAACCCAATGAAGGAGTTATCATAATAGGAGCCACAAACTTCCCAGAGGCATTAGATAA TGCCTTAATACGTCCTGGTCGTTTTGACATGCAAGTTACAGTTCCAAGACCAGATGTAAAAGGTCGAACAGAAATTCTGAAATGgtatctcaataaaataaagtttgatCAGT CTGTGGATCCAGAAATTATAGCTCGAGGTACTGTTGGCTTTTCTGGAGCAGAGTTGGAGAATCTTGTGAACCAGGCTGCATTAAAGGCAGCTGTTGATGGAAAAGAAATGGTTACCATGAAGGAACTAGAATTTTCCAAAGATAAAATTCTAATGG GGCCTGAACGTAGAAGTGTGGAAAttgacaataaaaacaaaaccatcacaGCTTATCATGAATCCGGTCATGCTATTATTGCATATTACACTAAGGACGCAATGCCTATCAACAAAGCTACAATCATGCCAAGAGGGCCAACACTTGGACAT GTGTCCCTCTTGCCTGAGAATGACAGATGGAATGAAACTAGAGCTCAGCTGCTTGCGCAGATGGATGTTAGTATGGGAGGAAGAGTGGCTGAGGAGCTTATATTTGGAACTGACCATATCACAACAG gtgcTTCCAGTGATTTTGATAATGCAACCAAAATTGCAAAGCGGATGGTTACCAAATTTGGAATGAGTGAAAAG CTTGGAGTTATGACCTACAGTGATACTGGGAAACTGAGTCCAGAAACTCAATCTGCTATTGAACAAGAAATTAGAATCCTTCTAAGG
- the LOC131838135 gene encoding ATP-dependent zinc metalloprotease YME1L1 isoform X2: MFSLSSTVQPQPVLNLRDLGLSELKLGQIDQLVDSLLPGFCKGKRVSSHWHTSHVSAQSFFENKYGYLDMFGTLRSSCLYRQHSRTLKSICSDLQCWPVFIQSRGFKTLKSRTRRLQSTSERLAESQHIAPSFVKGFLLRDRGSDVESLDKLMKTKNIPEAHQDAFKTGFAEGFLKAQALTQKTNDSLRRTRLILFVLLLFGIYGLLKNPFLSVRFRTTTGLDSAVDPVQMKNVTFEHVKGVEEAKQELQEVVEFLKNPQKFTVLGGKLPKGILLVGPPGTGKTLLARAVAGEADVPFYYASGSEFDEMFVGVGASRIRNLFREAKANAPCVIFIDELDSVGGKRIESPMHPYSRQTINQLLAEMDGFKPNEGVIIIGATNFPEALDNALIRPGRFDMQVTVPRPDVKGRTEILKWYLNKIKFDQSVDPEIIARGTVGFSGAELENLVNQAALKAAVDGKEMVTMKELEFSKDKILMGPERRSVEIDNKNKTITAYHESGHAIIAYYTKDAMPINKATIMPRGPTLGHVSLLPENDRWNETRAQLLAQMDVSMGGRVAEELIFGTDHITTGASSDFDNATKIAKRMVTKFGMSEKLGVMTYSDTGKLSPETQSAIEQEIRILLRDSYERAKHILKTHAKEHKNLAEALLTYETLDAKEIQIVLEGKKLEVR, from the exons CCTGTACTTAATTTAAGAGACCTTGGATTATCCGAATTAAAACTTGGACAGATTGATCAACTAGTAGACAGTCTACTTCCTGGATTTTGTAAAGGCAAGCGTGTTTCTTCCCATTGGCATACATCTCATGTCTCTGCACAGtccttctttgaaaataaatatg GTTACTTAGATATGTTTGGTACTTTACGTTCCTCTTGCTTATACAGACAACATTCAAGAACTCTTAAAAGTATTTGTTCAGATCTTCAGTGCTGGCCAG TTTTCATACAGTCTCGgggttttaaaactttgaaaTCAAGAACTCGACGTTTACAGTCCACCTCTGAACGATTGGCAGAGTCACAGCATATAGCACCATCATTTGTGAAG GGGTTCCTGTTGCGGGACAGGGGATCAGATGTTGAGAGTTTGGACAAACtcatgaaaaccaaaaatataccTGAAGCTCACCAAGATGCATTTAAAACTGGTTTTGCAGAGGGTTTTCTGAAAGCTCAAGCCCTAACGCAAAAAACCAATG aTTCTCTGAGACGAACTCGTCTGATTCTCTTCGTTCTGCTGCTGTTTGGCATTTATGGACtcttaaaaaatccatttttatctg tccGCTTCCGGACAACAACGGGGCTTGACTCTGCAGTAGATCCCGTCCAGATGAAAAATGTCACCTTTGAACATGTTAAAGGA GTGGAGGAAGCTAAACAGGAATTACAGGAGGTTGTTGAATTCTTGAAAAATCCACAAAAATTTACTGTGCTTGGAGGTAAACTTCCAAAAG gaaTACTTTTAGTTGGACCACCAGGGACAGGAAAGACACTTCTTGCTCGAGCTGTGGCTGGAGAGGCTgatgttcctttttattatgCTTCTGGATCAGAATTTGATGAAATGTTTGTGGGTGTGGGAGCCAGCCGTATCAGAAATCTATTTA gggaagcaaaagcaaatgcTCCCTGTGTTATATTTATTGATGAATTAGATTCTGTTGGTGGGAAGCGAATTGAGTCTCCAATGCATCCATATTCAAGGCAGACTATAAATCAGCTTCTTGCTGAAATGGATGG CTTTAAACCCAATGAAGGAGTTATCATAATAGGAGCCACAAACTTCCCAGAGGCATTAGATAA TGCCTTAATACGTCCTGGTCGTTTTGACATGCAAGTTACAGTTCCAAGACCAGATGTAAAAGGTCGAACAGAAATTCTGAAATGgtatctcaataaaataaagtttgatCAGT CTGTGGATCCAGAAATTATAGCTCGAGGTACTGTTGGCTTTTCTGGAGCAGAGTTGGAGAATCTTGTGAACCAGGCTGCATTAAAGGCAGCTGTTGATGGAAAAGAAATGGTTACCATGAAGGAACTAGAATTTTCCAAAGATAAAATTCTAATGG GGCCTGAACGTAGAAGTGTGGAAAttgacaataaaaacaaaaccatcacaGCTTATCATGAATCCGGTCATGCTATTATTGCATATTACACTAAGGACGCAATGCCTATCAACAAAGCTACAATCATGCCAAGAGGGCCAACACTTGGACAT GTGTCCCTCTTGCCTGAGAATGACAGATGGAATGAAACTAGAGCTCAGCTGCTTGCGCAGATGGATGTTAGTATGGGAGGAAGAGTGGCTGAGGAGCTTATATTTGGAACTGACCATATCACAACAG gtgcTTCCAGTGATTTTGATAATGCAACCAAAATTGCAAAGCGGATGGTTACCAAATTTGGAATGAGTGAAAAG CTTGGAGTTATGACCTACAGTGATACTGGGAAACTGAGTCCAGAAACTCAATCTGCTATTGAACAAGAAATTAGAATCCTTCTAAGG